The Henckelia pumila isolate YLH828 chromosome 2, ASM3356847v2, whole genome shotgun sequence genome includes a window with the following:
- the LOC140881034 gene encoding probable polygalacturonase, translated as MIKAIQILVAVLGVLNLNGIDCGKSRILDSFEYTAINCRVHSASIVDFGGVGDGKTDNTKAFQEAVNHLRKYASDGGAQLFVPAGKWLTGSFNLTSHFTLFLHRDALLLASQDIKAWPVVDPLPSYGHGRDAAGGRYISLIYGTNLTDVVITGANGTIHGQGALWWQQFHKKKLKYTRPYLIEIMHSDKIQISNLTFVNSPSWNVHPVYSSNIIIQGITILAPVTSPNTDGINPDSCTNTRIEDTYIVSGDDCIAVKSGWDEYGIRYGMPTKHLIIRNLTCISPYSAAIALGSEMSGGIQDVRAQDITAIHTESGVRIKTGVGRGGYVKGIYVKGMILHTMKWVFWITGNYGSHADPYYDPNALPEIEGINFRDVVAENVTMAGMMQGISGDPFTGICISNVTIGMAKKGKKYPWSCVDVKGISSGVVPHLCNLLVDQGEGVVRMCDFPADSLAIDAVELQKCSHIG; from the exons ATGATCAAGGCAATTCAGATTCTTGTGGCTGTTTTAGGAGTGCTAAATCTGAATGGGATCGACTGCGGGAAATCAAGAATTTTGGACTCCTTTGAGTATACCGCCATTAACTGCAGAGTTCACAGTGCTTCAATAGTGGATTTTGGTGGGGTAGGAGATGGGAAAACAGACAACACAAAAGCTTTTCAGGAAGCAGTGAATCACCTGAGGAAGTATGCATCAGATGGTGGGGCTCAGCTTTTTGTTCCGGCTGGTAAATGGCTGACAGGAAGTTTCAATCTCACCAGTCATTTTACTTTGTTTCTTCACAGGGATGCACTCCTTCTTGCATCTCAG GACATCAAAGCGTGGCCGGTGGTCGATCCTTTACCATCATATGGTCATGGGAGGGATGCAGCCGGGGGAAGGTATATCAGTCTTATATACGGAACAAATCTCACTGATGTTGTTATCACAG GTGCGAATGGTACCATTCATGGCCAGGGTGCTCTGTGGTGGCAGCAGTTTCATAAGAAAAAACTGAAATATACCAGACCTTACCTTATTGAAATCATGCATTCAGATAAAATCCAGATATCTAACTTGACATTTGTGAATTCTCCATCATGGAATGTTCATCCTGTTTACAGCAG CAACATAATCATACAAGGCATTACAATCCTTGCTCCAGTAACATCTCCAAATACTGATGGGATCAATCCAG ATTCTTGCACAAACACAAGAATTGAGGATACCTACATTGTCTCGGGAGATGACTGCATAGCAGTTAAAAGCGGGTGGGACGAATATGGTATTCGCTACGGTATGCCGACAAAGCATCTTATCATCAGAAACCTCACTTGCATTTCACCATACAGTGCTGCAATAGCATTAGGCAGTGAAATGTCAGGTGGAATTCAAGACGTGAGAGCACAGGATATCACAGCAATTCATACCGAGTCCGGAGTCAGAATCAAGACAGGAGTAGGCAGAGGGGGGTACGTGAAAGGCATATACGTGAAAGGCATGATCTTACACACAATGAAATGGGTTTTTTGGATCACCGGGAACTACGGCTCTCATGCGGACCCTTACTATGACCCGAACGCCTTGCCTGAGATTGAAGGGATTAACTTTCGCGACGTTGTGGCGGAGAATGTGACAATGGCTGGAATGATGCAGGGGATTTCGGGTGATCCATTTACCGGGATTTGTATTTCGAACGTGACGATAGGTATGGCTAAGAAGGGGAAGAAGTATCCATGGAGCTGTGTGGACGTGAAGGGAATTAGCAGTGGCGTGGTGCCGCATCTGTGTAATCTTCTGGTGGATCAGGGTGAGGGGGTAGTGAGGATGTGTGATTTTCCTGCAGACAGTTTGGCTATTGACGCTGTTGAGTTGCAGAAATGTTCTCATATAGGATGA
- the LOC140881036 gene encoding protein BPS1, chloroplastic-like, whose protein sequence is MSRPQEPHKPFLSFGNPFRTILPKGSCLSPKLLALLNDFEESLAEKLQKLKPADKEDVLKLSWMRMATELLCAIHLNIKSLITALELPVCDWEDKWIDVYFSDSVKLLDICIAFSSEINRLKQGHLYLQCVLHHLNSASSNQFVRACSSLDGWSKHIGSKNPRLDSCFSVMDSLFRTLDLPKIKNSSKGMVLMRAMYGVKAITLFVCSIFATAFSGSSNKLMDLQVPETCLWATAFTEVQTFVNTEIRSIHSNGKVTVLKELEAVDMGAKKVHPFVQDGAEYVEYEGLKIAALDLEKSAKEFSQELDLLAKDIDGFFQIVLTGRDALLYNLRIDGNISDQVPGSNNVKDQVVR, encoded by the coding sequence ATGAGTCGTCCACAGGAACCACACAAACCTTTTCTCTCATTCGGAAATCCTTTCCGAACAATTTTACCGAAGGGTTCGTGCCTTTCTCCAAAGCTCCTTGCTTTGTTGAATGATTTCGAGGAGTCATTGGCAGAGAAGCTTCAAAAGCTCAAGCCAGCAGATAAGGAAGATGTTCTCAAACTATCATGGATGAGAATGGCCACAGAGTTGCTTTGTGCAATTCATTTAAACATAAAATCACTTATCACAGCCCTTGAACTTCCTGTCTGTGATTGGGAAGACAAATGGATCGATGTATACTTCTCTGACAGTGTGAAGTTACTTGATATCTGCATTGCTTTCAGCTCTGAAATTAATCGACTAAAACAAGGCCACCTTTATCTTCAGTGTGTCTTGCATCACTTGAACAGTGCTTCCTCAAATCAGTTCGTTCGAGCATGTTCCTCCTTGGATGGATGGAGTAAGCACATTGGCTCAAAAAATCCGAGACTTGATAGTTGTTTCAGTGTCATGGACAGCCTCTTCCGAACATTAGACCTGCCGAAGATTAAGAATTCTTCAAAGGGAATGGTTTTGATGCGAGCTATGTATGGAGTGAAAGCGATCACCCTTTTTGTATGCAGCATTTTTGCGACTGCATTCTCCGGATCCTCGAATAAATTGATGGACCTACAGGTTCCTGAAACTTGTTTGTGGGCCACAGCTTTTACTGAGGTTCAGACTTTTGTAAATACTGAAATAAGAAGCATACACTCTAATGGAAAGGTGACGGTATTGAAAGAGCTAGAAGCTGTTGATATGGGTGCCAAGAAAGTGCACCCCTTCGTCCAAGATGGTGCGGAATATGTTGAATATGAGGGGTTGAAAATTGCGGCATTGGATTTAGAAAAATCAGCGAAAGAATTTTCACAAGAACTCGATCTGCTCGCAAAGGATATTGACGGTTTCTTCCAAATAGTTCTTACCGGGCGTGACGCATTACTTTATAACCTTAGGATCGATGGTAACATCTCTGACCAAGTTCCGGGGAGCAACAATGTTAAGGACCAAGTTGTTAGGTGA
- the LOC140881033 gene encoding probable receptor-like protein kinase At5g24010: protein MAMAVNSVPFIFFLYIFSLSLVCAVYAFSPIDHYLVNCGSSAAETLDPDHRVFTGDDSGFLISARTTHVLKADDQLASSSPLYQTARAFNRPAHYAFPISDRGTHHLVRLHFHPRFTNSCCNCYEVEFHVVANGFLLLNNFRVSKGDGLLPIIKEFVIPVDLGKLEITFIPSENSKFGFVNAIEVISAPKDLIADVAQCVDSRKVEWIHGLLRSGFETVHRVNVGGFKVTPFNDSLWRTWVTDDKYLQARDGSEKIHFGGRIQYQMGGASREVGPDNVYNTARIIKSSDDSTSNSNISLTFEVEKGYRYMVRMHFCDIASVSSGMIYFNVYVNGNLAHENLDLSYVTNRLLASPFYTDFVVDVGELGNLVVSVGPSNMSLPHAVDGLVNGIEVWKMNNSMGSFGEEVSAEYVWRSWRRGHTGVLLPLAAAVFLLLTASIFMVRKKNGYVGWSRLPVDISETNLKFGNQFLSVKA from the coding sequence ATGGCGATGGCGGTAAACTCCGTACCTTTCATTTTCTTTCTCTACATCTTCTCCCTCTCACTCGTGTGCGCCGTATACGCCTTCTCTCCAATCGATCATTATCTTGTGAACTGTGGCTCAAGCGCTGCCGAAACCCTGGACCCGGACCACCGAGTCTTCACCGGTGACGATTCTGGATTTCTTATCTCGGCACGGACGACTCATGTGTTGAAAGCTGATGATCAGCTTGCTTCGTCCTCTCCTCTGTATCAGACAGCTAGGGCCTTCAATCGTCCAGCGCATTACGCGTTCCCAATTTCAGATCGTGGGACCCATCATTTGGTACGCCTCCATTTCCATCCACGTTTTACGAATAGTTGTTGTAATTGTTATGAGGTTGAATTTCATGTCGTGGCGAACGGATTCTTGTTGCTGAATAACTTTCGAGTGTCGAAAGGTGATGGTCTTCTTCCCATAATTAAGGAGTTTGTGATCCCTGTTGATTTGGGAAAGCTGGAAATTACGTTTATCCcgtctgaaaattcaaaatttggttTCGTGAATGCGATAGAAGTGATATCTGCTCCGAAAGATTTGATTGCTGATGTAGCACAGTGCGTTGATAGCCGAAAAGTTGAGTGGATTCATGGGTTGTTGAGAAGTGGGTTTGAAACTGTGCATAGAGTGAATGTGGGGGGTTTTAAAGTGACGCCCTTTAATGACTCTTTGTGGAGGACTTGGGTGACTGATGACAAGTACCTACAAGCGAGGGATGGTTCTGAAAAAATTCATTTTGGGGGTCGAATCCAGTATCAAATGGGTGGGGCTAGTCGAGAAGTGGGGCCTGATAATGTTTATAATACTGCTAGGATTATAAAGAGCTCAGATGATTCGACTTCAAATTCAAACATATCGTTGACGTTTGAAGTGGAGAAGGGCTATAGGTATATGGTTCGAATGCATTTTTGCGATATAGCCAGTGTGTCATCAGGCATGATTTATTTCAATGTCTACGTTAATGGGAATTTAGCACATGAGAATCTTGATTTGTCATATGTTACAAATAGACTGCTGGCTTCACCATTTTATACCGATTTTGTGGTTGATGTGGGGGAATTGGGAAACTTGGTCGTTAGTGTGGGTCCATCGAATATGAGCTTGCCCCATGCAGTTGATGGCCTTGTCAATGGAATTGAGGTATGGAAGATGAACAATTCGATGGGTAGTTTTGGTGAAGAGGTTTCTGCAGAGTATGTGTGGAGGAGCTGGAGAAGAGGACATACTGGTGTTTTACTTCCCTTGGCTGCTGCGGTGTTCTTGTTGCTTACCGCCtctatttttatggtgaggaaAAAGAATGGTTATGTGGGATGGTCGCGCTTGCCTGTAGATATTTCTGAAACTAATTTGAAGTTTGGCAATCAGTTCTTATCTGTTAAAGCTTGA